The following is a genomic window from Caldisericum sp..
GGGTTTCAAAGTCTATGAAGCAAAAGGTCTTCTTCTTATCGAATCTGAGCAGATGGTCGTCCATAATTAATTAATAGCCTCCCAGCAGAACTCGTTGCTGCTCAGGTGATCCATGTTGGGCTTTTCAAGAGTGGTTCTATTATTAATGCATTTAAATGTCATGTAGGCCAAGAAGTCCTTCTTCAGCTTGTAGTAGATGCTCTTGGTGTGAATCATTTCAAATTTACCAGAGCAATACTCATTAACTCTATTTTCTATCAAAAAGTCAAAAGGCAGGTTGTTGTCTTCTATCGTGAAGGTGGGCTTGCAAAATCCGAAATAAGGAATGCAGCTTTTACCATTGAGACAATTCTTATGAAGAAATGAGTCGTAGAATGGGATGACCAGACTCAAGTCATTATCGTTCCAGATATTCTTTAAGAATTTAAAGTCAATGCAGGGTTCGTAGTAAAATCCGTCTTTTGCGGCAGTTGAGTAAATCCTCATCAACTTATTAATGCCCTCTTTGTTTTTGGCAATGATAACGATTTTAGATCTTTTATTTAAAGCCTCTTCGGACTTCTCAAGCATATTTTCGGTAGCCGTAAGCCTTATTCCGAAAATCAATTGTAGTTTATTGTCCTTCGCAATCGTGTGGGCTTGTAAGAAACCTGAGAACGAATCCTCAATAAGGAAGAACTTCTTCTGATCGCTCTCTTTGAGAATATCGAAGATCGAGTCTGATAGATGTGGCTTAGACTCGCCGGGTTTCTCAAGGGTCAGAATCGACCGGCCAATTGAGTAGTGGCTTTTCCAGAAGCCTATTGTCTCTTTCATGTGTGAATTTTACTCCTATTTTAAAAATCGTCAAATGAAAAATTGTCTGTTTTTGCTTTAGTCCTTGAGTGGGCTGGACATCCAGCATAAGCTCTCTTCTCGACCTTCTGCTTATCTTCGACTTTTAAATCGTCTTTAAAGGAGGAGCTTAGAATCTTACCAGTCTCATCTAGGAGAACAAAATACTCAAAAGGATCAAGATAGGGACATCTCCAAGTCTTTCCAGCTTTGCATAGCCATTTGCTGCCTTCATTATCTGCGGCATAATTAGACTGTGCATCCTTTTCAGTGAAGTTGTTAGCTTTTTCATAAACGTATCCTAGGTAATGTTCAAATCCAGCGAGTTGTTCTTTTGGAATTTCTATTTGTTGAATGGGCTGCTTTGGAAATCTTAGGAAGATGAATTCAGCAATGACCTTTTTCGCTTTAGGAAACAGATTCTTGAAAGACGCCAAACTATAGGTCATGGCTTGTACGTTTGCCGTTAATTCATCTCCCTTAAACTTAGCTTTGCTAGACTTATAATCTACGATTTTTACTGTGTCACTATCTTTATAGTAAACATTTTTGTCAATGAAGCCCCTTACCTTGTACTTCGGGTTCTCGCTTTGGATTAGGAATTCCTGTTCCGCTGCGCCGACCTTGCCTTTTCCACCAAAAAAATCCTGATTGAGCCCGACTAGGATCATATCGCCAATCATCTTCCTATCTTCTTCATTTAGTTTGTCTTTTTTAACGTGCTTGTCAACTAGCCGAGTGATGGCGGGGCTTGCTTCTATATTGCCGCTTTTCATTATTGACTTAAAATGCTTTTTGTGTTTTGAGCTCAAAAGCAGTTCAAACACTAGATGGCAGATTGTCCCGCGCATGGCTCCTGAGTTGTTCTTCTGCGGGAGCTTGAGGTGGTAATTTGCCCAATAGGTCCAAGAGCAAGTTTCAAGAGTCTTAATCCTTGAAGCTGAAAGAGTTATATCTTGTTTTTCCATTGAATTATTTCTTGTTTAGTCATTTCGCCGAAGTCTTTTTTAGAGGGCAGCTTTACTGTTATTTGTTTGGAATCAAAATAGTTAATCAGTTTTTTGTAAGCCTCTTTAGCAGCTTCGTTTCCGGCGTCGTTTTTATCTGAGTCGTTATTAAAAGAAATGATGATCTTATCAATATCTACTTTCAATAAGTAACTAATAACCTTTGACGATAAATCCAAACCAAAAGTCACAATTACGTTTTTAACTCCGGCATCCCATAGAGAAAGCATATCTCCGATACTCTCCACTAGGTATACGTGTTTCTCTTCTTTGATAATGTTTTTATTTATCAACAATGGATAGCACCAATTAGTCTTTCTTCCGAGGAGTTTCCATTTTGGTCTGCCTTCTAAATTGTTTATTGTGTCCCTGCCAGCAAAGCCGACGATTTCCTCTTTTGAATCAAAAATTGGGAATACGTATCTAGCTGCCATTTTTCCAGTTTTAACATATCCTCCTCTAAAGACGTTGAGTGTCTCTAGCGAAACTCCTCTGTTAATCCAGTATTCATGCTCTGGAAGAAGCTTGGTTAGGTATTCCTTTGGATAAGTCTTGGGTTCCTCAATGACGGGCTTAATCTCTTCGGGTGAATTGATTGTTATAGACTTCTTGGTAAGCCAGTCCTTAACCTCGCTTGAGTTACTTAACTTGAGGGTTATCTTAACTAAGTCCTCAAGTGAGCCGCCTACTCTTTCCTTGAAGTCATACCATCTTCCTGTATTTTTTTCTATAGAAAGAACATCAGCACTATCCGAGTCTCTGTAGATAGGCCTAGACCTGTAATTGGTACCCTTATCTATAAGGACGTACCCCATCTCATGCAATACGCTTTTGACAG
Proteins encoded in this region:
- a CDS encoding PHP domain-containing protein → MKETIGFWKSHYSIGRSILTLEKPGESKPHLSDSIFDILKESDQKKFFLIEDSFSGFLQAHTIAKDNKLQLIFGIRLTATENMLEKSEEALNKRSKIVIIAKNKEGINKLMRIYSTAAKDGFYYEPCIDFKFLKNIWNDNDLSLVIPFYDSFLHKNCLNGKSCIPYFGFCKPTFTIEDNNLPFDFLIENRVNEYCSGKFEMIHTKSIYYKLKKDFLAYMTFKCINNRTTLEKPNMDHLSSNEFCWEAIN
- a CDS encoding PD-(D/E)XK nuclease family protein, whose translation is MEKQDITLSASRIKTLETCSWTYWANYHLKLPQKNNSGAMRGTICHLVFELLLSSKHKKHFKSIMKSGNIEASPAITRLVDKHVKKDKLNEEDRKMIGDMILVGLNQDFFGGKGKVGAAEQEFLIQSENPKYKVRGFIDKNVYYKDSDTVKIVDYKSSKAKFKGDELTANVQAMTYSLASFKNLFPKAKKVIAEFIFLRFPKQPIQQIEIPKEQLAGFEHYLGYVYEKANNFTEKDAQSNYAADNEGSKWLCKAGKTWRCPYLDPFEYFVLLDETGKILSSSFKDDLKVEDKQKVEKRAYAGCPAHSRTKAKTDNFSFDDF
- a CDS encoding toprim domain-containing protein, producing MESVKSVLHEMGYVLIDKGTNYRSRPIYRDSDSADVLSIEKNTGRWYDFKERVGGSLEDLVKITLKLSNSSEVKDWLTKKSITINSPEEIKPVIEEPKTYPKEYLTKLLPEHEYWINRGVSLETLNVFRGGYVKTGKMAARYVFPIFDSKEEIVGFAGRDTINNLEGRPKWKLLGRKTNWCYPLLINKNIIKEEKHVYLVESIGDMLSLWDAGVKNVIVTFGLDLSSKVISYLLKVDIDKIIISFNNDSDKNDAGNEAAKEAYKKLINYFDSKQITVKLPSKKDFGEMTKQEIIQWKNKI